One window from the genome of Crateriforma spongiae encodes:
- a CDS encoding SDR family NAD(P)-dependent oxidoreductase, protein MAKNANVVMLNRSSDKSQAAIAELKTEFGSDAEVGFIRMDLASLASVRDAAVEVLASLPRIDALICNAAIAQVPKQRLTDDGFESMLGTNHYGHFLLCGLLFERIEQTEGRIVVVSSLGYNMGIKTIQFDDMNWDKNYHQNRTYSQSKLAQMMFAYELQDRLAAANRTNVKVFVCHPGSSKTSLITTSGNLATRIAFYLMSLSPIVQSAEKGSWPEVMCATEDGLQQRALYGPTGFIEFVGPVGKGTLHPHAYDKAVMQRLWDVSEKETGFRWDL, encoded by the coding sequence TTGGCGAAGAACGCCAATGTGGTGATGCTCAACCGCTCGTCCGACAAGTCGCAAGCGGCGATCGCGGAATTAAAAACGGAGTTCGGATCCGATGCCGAGGTCGGCTTCATTCGCATGGACCTCGCCTCGCTTGCCAGCGTCCGGGATGCCGCGGTGGAGGTCCTGGCCTCCCTCCCACGGATCGATGCGTTGATTTGCAACGCCGCCATCGCGCAGGTGCCGAAACAAAGGCTTACCGACGACGGTTTTGAAAGCATGCTGGGCACCAACCACTACGGACACTTCTTATTGTGCGGTTTGCTGTTTGAACGAATCGAACAGACCGAAGGACGAATCGTGGTGGTCAGCAGTCTTGGTTACAACATGGGGATCAAGACGATCCAGTTTGATGATATGAACTGGGACAAGAACTACCACCAGAATAGAACTTATTCGCAAAGCAAGCTGGCACAGATGATGTTTGCCTACGAGTTGCAGGATCGGCTGGCCGCAGCGAACAGGACCAACGTGAAAGTGTTTGTCTGCCATCCCGGATCGTCGAAGACATCACTGATCACGACTAGCGGCAATTTGGCGACGCGGATCGCATTTTATCTCATGTCACTGTCTCCGATCGTGCAATCGGCCGAGAAAGGTTCTTGGCCGGAAGTGATGTGCGCGACCGAGGATGGTCTCCAGCAACGAGCTCTCTATGGTCCAACCGGGTTCATAGAATTTGTCGGTCCTGTCGGCAAGGGCACGCTTCACCCCCACGCGTACGACAAGGCGGTCATGCAGCGGCTTTGGGACGTGTCCGAAAAGGAAACGGGTTTCCGGTGGGATCTTTAA
- a CDS encoding RNA polymerase sigma factor, translating into MASENHGPETRPTLIGRLADPACEQAWEEFVRLYRDVVYRVARARGLRHADAEDVSQEVFAIVAQKVEQFDPAAKGSFRGWLRKLARDVAIDRLRRPSIGTGSGDSAVQRQLNELPAGEDTGSLWDVEVRREQLRLACERIRDQFSDGTWQSFWLTAIKHQSIADVAKQLSRSEGSIRVARCRVMAKLKQEVRRDDREISL; encoded by the coding sequence GTGGCTAGCGAAAATCACGGTCCAGAAACACGTCCGACGCTGATCGGTCGATTAGCTGACCCGGCTTGCGAACAAGCTTGGGAAGAGTTCGTGCGTTTGTACCGCGACGTCGTTTACCGCGTCGCTCGGGCTCGAGGGCTCCGTCACGCTGATGCGGAAGACGTCAGTCAAGAAGTTTTTGCGATTGTGGCTCAAAAGGTCGAGCAGTTTGATCCGGCGGCGAAGGGCTCGTTTCGCGGCTGGCTTCGCAAGCTGGCTCGTGATGTCGCGATCGATCGACTGCGGCGGCCAAGCATCGGAACCGGTTCGGGGGATTCCGCAGTTCAGCGACAGTTGAACGAACTGCCGGCTGGCGAGGACACCGGTAGTTTGTGGGACGTCGAGGTCCGTCGCGAGCAGTTGCGTCTGGCTTGCGAGCGAATTCGCGATCAATTCTCCGATGGCACGTGGCAGTCGTTCTGGCTGACCGCGATCAAACATCAATCCATCGCGGATGTGGCCAAGCAGCTTTCGCGTAGCGAAGGCAGCATCCGCGTGGCCCGGTGTCGTGTAATGGCAAAATTAAAACAGGAGGTGCGGCGAGATGATCGCGAGATTTCACTATGA
- a CDS encoding O-antigen ligase family protein, protein MRLIHCFYLALVFLTLVQIPVYENDVTGNTLNAYHLLLPIGLILGATRIHRLTLNLEMCFFISMACTTMFTYWVYGYNIRGILLVFAGAACVAGADWVHRTTVDERKQTLRVIFWMTIIAIIARNVMHHGELATIYSREKSNSPVWFLASGGPNLESTHLGMLAALLVGTSLFLPSLAIAAITSVLMLSRAGVIACLAASCFWIAENRRNPYRIGFLLIALIGATTYVMLLAGGRHEDQLTQRFDIKAEQRLADQRQGRLAIWKSASQQITSNPFGHGAGNGFAMMNRDLDHFYRENNSHNIFIDLTMDGGVQSTLLLLMIVFANLRQPLTRMDSCTRLVWIYFLLGMFEFTGYDIIGWFFIGASSASRSLAKQAIDEQQDTLPVADTTIGSIDDMMALPSPGEIADDGPLIDEGEPQRSTREEITADDEQWWAIDMDRIRHSA, encoded by the coding sequence ATGCGGCTGATTCATTGCTTCTACCTTGCACTGGTCTTCCTGACACTGGTTCAGATACCGGTCTATGAGAATGACGTCACGGGCAACACCCTGAATGCCTATCACTTGCTGTTGCCGATCGGATTGATCCTGGGGGCGACACGCATCCATCGGCTGACGCTGAATCTGGAGATGTGCTTTTTCATCTCCATGGCGTGCACGACGATGTTCACTTATTGGGTCTACGGATACAACATTCGTGGAATCTTATTGGTGTTTGCCGGGGCCGCATGCGTTGCGGGTGCAGATTGGGTTCACCGGACCACAGTGGATGAACGCAAACAGACGCTGCGGGTCATCTTCTGGATGACGATCATCGCCATCATTGCCCGCAATGTGATGCACCACGGCGAGTTGGCGACCATCTACAGCCGGGAAAAATCCAATTCGCCGGTTTGGTTCCTGGCTTCCGGAGGTCCCAATTTGGAATCCACCCACCTCGGTATGCTGGCGGCACTTCTGGTGGGAACGTCCTTGTTTTTGCCATCTTTGGCGATTGCCGCGATCACCAGTGTGTTGATGTTGTCTCGGGCGGGCGTGATCGCCTGTTTGGCTGCATCCTGTTTCTGGATCGCGGAGAATCGTCGGAATCCGTATCGAATCGGCTTCTTGCTGATCGCGCTGATCGGTGCGACGACTTATGTGATGCTGTTGGCCGGTGGTCGACATGAGGATCAATTGACCCAGCGTTTCGATATCAAAGCCGAACAACGTCTGGCAGACCAGCGTCAAGGCCGCTTGGCGATCTGGAAATCAGCGTCACAACAGATCACGTCCAATCCGTTTGGGCATGGTGCGGGCAACGGATTTGCGATGATGAATCGCGACTTGGACCATTTTTATCGCGAGAACAATTCACATAACATTTTCATCGACCTAACAATGGACGGTGGTGTCCAGTCCACCTTGTTGTTGTTGATGATTGTGTTTGCGAACCTTCGTCAACCGCTGACGCGGATGGATTCCTGCACTCGGTTGGTATGGATCTACTTTTTGCTCGGGATGTTCGAATTCACCGGCTATGACATCATAGGATGGTTCTTCATTGGTGCCAGTAGTGCGTCGCGGTCCTTGGCGAAGCAAGCGATCGACGAACAGCAAGACACATTGCCGGTGGCCGACACCACCATCGGATCGATCGATGACATGATGGCGTTGCCGTCACCCGGCGAAATCGCCGATGACGGCCCGCTGATCGACGAGGGCGAGCCCCAACGATCCACTCGGGAAGAAATCACTGCCGATGACGAACAATGGTGGGCGATCGACATGGATCGAATTCGTCACAGTGCATGA
- a CDS encoding alpha/beta fold hydrolase encodes MLKQTHFPEATLVDLGDVQLEVFEAGQQNAGNPIMLCHGWPELAFSWRHQVPALVDAGYHVIVPNQRGYGRSSSPTEVTEYDIRHLTSDLAGLLEHFGYQDATFVGHDWGAMVVWGLAMLHPRRVKQIINLALPYQARGQVPWIELMEQLLGPDNYFVHFNRKPGVADAVLEQNTRQFLANLYRKNLPRREPEPGMQMMNLARAEKPFGDPIMSNDELAVFVDSFQASGFSGGINWYRNLDRNWHLLADVDPVIEHRTLMIYGDRDTIPKSETLVDFVPNVDVTHLDCGHWIQQELPEQTNASILNWLQRNPLHPA; translated from the coding sequence ATGTTGAAGCAAACCCATTTTCCCGAGGCCACCCTTGTCGATTTGGGTGACGTCCAGCTCGAAGTTTTTGAAGCTGGGCAGCAAAACGCGGGAAACCCAATCATGCTATGCCATGGATGGCCAGAACTCGCATTCTCCTGGCGACATCAAGTACCAGCCCTGGTGGACGCGGGCTACCATGTCATCGTTCCCAATCAGCGCGGCTACGGCAGATCATCTTCCCCTACGGAGGTCACCGAATATGACATTCGGCATTTGACGTCCGACTTGGCTGGGTTGCTTGAGCACTTTGGGTACCAAGATGCCACGTTCGTGGGTCACGACTGGGGAGCGATGGTGGTTTGGGGATTGGCAATGTTGCACCCCCGTCGTGTGAAGCAAATCATCAATTTGGCCTTGCCGTATCAGGCACGTGGACAGGTCCCCTGGATTGAATTGATGGAACAGTTGTTGGGACCCGACAACTATTTCGTCCACTTCAATCGAAAACCGGGAGTCGCAGACGCAGTGTTGGAACAAAACACGCGTCAGTTCCTGGCAAACCTCTATCGCAAAAACCTTCCCCGACGGGAGCCGGAACCCGGCATGCAGATGATGAATCTTGCCAGGGCGGAAAAGCCATTCGGTGATCCTATCATGAGCAATGATGAGCTGGCCGTCTTTGTCGACTCATTCCAAGCATCCGGATTTTCAGGGGGGATCAATTGGTATCGAAATCTTGATCGAAACTGGCATCTGCTGGCCGATGTGGACCCAGTGATTGAACATCGGACGTTGATGATCTATGGCGATCGAGACACGATCCCCAAATCGGAAACGTTAGTCGACTTTGTCCCCAACGTTGACGTGACCCATCTGGATTGTGGTCACTGGATCCAACAAGAATTGCCGGAGCAAACGAACGCCTCCATATTGAATTGGTTGCAACGCAACCCACTCCACCCGGCGTAG
- a CDS encoding capsular polysaccharide export protein, LipB/KpsS family, whose amino-acid sequence MKLRLLFLADNVERARFFVRVHRACQESGIDVRFLAYRKSTHGLLRSHGAPVELLSWRRSVRSNTSLDRLNQCASESLECLRGDVTLESLRRLAAPVSAAIETQLHRMNPTHLFLWNGSQFVEQLAAAVCPPSVATRFMEIGNIPGKLFIDDSGVNAASSIRRNPNRLRLYADCEAAEYESWKSAYWDRKLGVGVPQAKSAIRMQWERPSDWINAIAGRGIYPIRPNAMLGRFSDKWHRLRKAKPLSDVDDTMSKLKDLPSTFRLLPLQVSCDTQLLLHSDVNNQAAIDRAAEQSGRDGLALVIKPHPAETNRSAIQAVDRQITRLRSRRLKIYQTREDTAGLIQRASHVCTINSTVGLEALIAGKPVTVYGRAFFESFVDRPDLLRRYLTRFLADADYFADHAITPMGLERMIDPWPQRQAA is encoded by the coding sequence ATGAAGCTTCGATTGCTATTTCTGGCCGACAATGTGGAACGCGCACGGTTCTTCGTGCGTGTTCACCGTGCGTGCCAGGAATCGGGAATCGACGTCCGTTTTCTGGCGTATCGAAAGTCGACGCACGGCTTGTTGCGGTCGCACGGTGCGCCGGTGGAATTACTGTCTTGGCGTCGATCGGTACGCAGCAATACGAGCTTGGATCGCTTGAACCAGTGCGCTTCGGAGAGTCTGGAATGCCTGCGTGGCGATGTGACATTGGAATCTTTGCGACGATTGGCGGCGCCGGTTTCCGCAGCGATTGAAACCCAATTGCATCGCATGAATCCGACTCACCTGTTTCTTTGGAACGGCAGCCAGTTCGTTGAACAATTGGCCGCAGCGGTTTGCCCCCCGTCGGTCGCCACGCGATTCATGGAAATCGGCAACATCCCCGGAAAGCTGTTCATCGATGACTCCGGCGTCAATGCAGCGTCATCGATCCGCCGCAACCCAAACCGTTTGCGGTTGTACGCCGATTGCGAGGCGGCGGAATACGAATCTTGGAAGTCGGCCTACTGGGACCGAAAGCTGGGGGTTGGCGTTCCGCAAGCCAAGAGTGCGATCCGGATGCAATGGGAACGCCCGAGCGACTGGATCAACGCCATCGCAGGCCGCGGCATCTATCCGATCCGACCGAACGCGATGTTGGGTCGCTTTAGTGACAAATGGCACCGTTTGCGAAAAGCCAAGCCATTGAGCGACGTCGACGACACGATGTCCAAACTGAAAGACTTGCCGTCGACGTTTCGACTATTGCCGCTGCAGGTTTCTTGCGACACGCAACTGTTGCTTCACAGCGACGTCAACAATCAAGCTGCCATTGATCGTGCGGCGGAACAGTCGGGCCGTGATGGCCTGGCATTGGTCATCAAGCCGCACCCGGCGGAAACCAACCGATCGGCGATTCAGGCGGTGGATCGGCAGATCACACGGTTGCGATCACGACGTTTGAAGATCTATCAAACGCGTGAAGACACTGCGGGTTTAATCCAACGTGCCAGTCACGTTTGCACCATCAATTCGACCGTGGGACTGGAGGCACTGATCGCGGGGAAACCGGTCACCGTTTATGGGCGTGCCTTCTTCGAATCTTTTGTCGATCGCCCGGATCTGCTGCGTCGCTACTTGACGCGTTTCCTAGCCGACGCCGACTACTTTGCGGATCATGCGATCACGCCGATGGGCCTTGAACGCATGATCGATCCGTGGCCGCAACGTCAGGCCGCATGA
- a CDS encoding TetR/AcrR family transcriptional regulator has protein sequence MRLVGRAVEHHHIGVLRQQGSCRLKSRTRIGAGDDERLARQGAKAFRRPPLRSECRVCHRSLLKKLHPFFTYRWSPVYRPPVAFYATTGTLSTETTEFFRKRRLVSPRKKTWKRARKPEQKAERIDAILEAAGVLLDEQGLEGTGLNAIARQAGLSKPNLYVYFESREAILLQLLLKESVSWARSFKRRLDQIEKSGDVDAVATAFADSLARRRRFCTLSASLASVFEHNVGPETVAQFKREFLAIVQPCVAALSEALPDLNDEESSRALAMLVMSATGMWAHCHPSASVKAVLKQPEFQQIKFDFQETVSRLAACFLVGALSKP, from the coding sequence TTGCGACTTGTCGGACGAGCGGTTGAGCATCACCACATTGGCGTTCTTCGCCAACAAGGTTCGTGCCGCCTGAAATCCCGCACCCGAATTGGCGCCGGTGATGACGAACGTCTTGCCCGCCAGGGAGCCAAGGCGTTCCGGCGTCCACCCCTTCGGTCCGAATGTCGTGTCTGCCACCGTTCGCTCCTAAAAAAACTGCACCCGTTTTTTACTTACCGCTGGTCTCCTGTTTATCGACCACCGGTAGCCTTTTATGCAACCACTGGTACACTGTCAACAGAGACAACAGAATTCTTCCGGAAGAGGCGATTGGTGAGCCCGAGAAAGAAAACGTGGAAACGAGCCAGAAAACCGGAACAGAAGGCCGAGAGGATCGACGCGATCCTGGAAGCAGCCGGGGTACTGCTTGACGAGCAGGGTTTGGAAGGCACCGGGCTGAACGCGATCGCTAGGCAAGCCGGTTTGTCCAAACCCAACCTGTATGTTTACTTTGAAAGTCGCGAGGCAATCTTGCTTCAACTTCTGCTGAAGGAGTCCGTATCGTGGGCACGATCCTTCAAGCGGCGACTTGATCAAATCGAGAAATCGGGCGATGTCGATGCCGTCGCCACCGCGTTTGCCGACTCTCTTGCGCGTCGACGCCGATTCTGCACGTTGTCCGCATCATTGGCATCAGTTTTCGAGCACAATGTCGGCCCGGAGACGGTGGCCCAGTTCAAGCGGGAGTTCCTGGCAATCGTGCAACCGTGCGTTGCCGCTTTGTCCGAAGCTCTTCCTGATCTGAACGATGAAGAATCCTCGCGGGCACTGGCAATGCTCGTGATGTCAGCCACCGGAATGTGGGCCCACTGCCATCCCTCGGCATCGGTCAAGGCTGTTCTCAAGCAACCGGAGTTTCAGCAAATCAAGTTTGATTTCCAGGAAACGGTCTCACGACTGGCTGCCTGTTTTCTTGTAGGGGCATTGTCAAAGCCCTGA
- a CDS encoding GDP-mannose 4,6-dehydratase — translation MKRVLVTGCGGFIGSRVCHQLIDDHNVDVVGIDNMNDYYDISLKFHRLDQLRRHSQFHFHAVDISDRITLGDVFENYQFDVVLNLAARAGVRYSMENPYVYMQTNALGNLNLLEEMRMHGIRKYVLASTSSLYAGQEMPFVESLSVNTPISPYAATKKAAEAMAYSYNYLYDIDTTVVRYFTVYGPAGRPDMSYFRFVYLIDQGHPITVYGDGEQSRDFTFVDDIARGTILATKPLGYEIINLGGGNQPHSINKVIGIIEELLGKKAVVDRKPAHVADMESTWANIEKADRLLGWKPEISLEEGLRRCVAWYQDNREWLVKLPGICETA, via the coding sequence ATGAAACGAGTCCTGGTTACCGGTTGTGGCGGATTCATCGGTTCGCGTGTTTGCCACCAGTTGATCGACGACCACAACGTGGATGTGGTGGGTATCGACAACATGAACGACTACTACGACATCTCGCTGAAGTTCCACCGGTTGGACCAGTTGCGTCGTCACAGCCAATTTCACTTCCACGCGGTGGACATCAGTGACCGCATCACGTTGGGCGATGTTTTTGAAAACTATCAGTTCGACGTGGTGCTGAATTTGGCCGCGCGTGCCGGCGTGCGCTACAGCATGGAAAACCCTTACGTCTACATGCAGACCAATGCCCTGGGCAACTTGAACCTGTTGGAAGAAATGCGGATGCACGGGATCCGCAAGTACGTGTTGGCATCCACGTCATCGCTGTATGCCGGCCAAGAGATGCCGTTTGTCGAATCGCTATCGGTCAACACGCCCATTTCACCGTACGCGGCGACCAAGAAGGCGGCCGAAGCGATGGCGTATTCGTACAACTATCTTTACGACATCGACACCACCGTCGTCCGGTACTTCACCGTTTACGGACCCGCCGGCCGACCGGACATGAGCTATTTTCGATTCGTTTATCTGATCGACCAAGGCCATCCGATCACCGTGTACGGCGATGGAGAACAGTCACGCGACTTTACCTTTGTCGATGACATCGCACGCGGCACGATCCTGGCGACCAAACCGCTGGGGTACGAGATCATCAATTTGGGCGGCGGCAATCAACCACATTCGATCAACAAGGTGATCGGCATCATCGAAGAACTGTTGGGCAAGAAAGCGGTCGTGGATCGCAAGCCCGCACACGTGGCCGACATGGAGTCGACTTGGGCCAACATTGAAAAGGCCGATCGTTTGCTGGGATGGAAACCCGAAATCAGTCTGGAAGAAGGCTTGCGACGATGCGTCGCCTGGTACCAGGACAACCGAGAATGGTTAGTCAAGTTGCCCGGAATCTGCGAAACAGCCTGA
- a CDS encoding glycosyltransferase, translated as MDSRQDRSAGAPRLNRFHGGVTQPASRRTDPGSARNGSAPQTAVALKQSAGTPVRPSRATSGLRQNRFSVLMSVYRNDDPIHFWEAIDSVTAKQTRRPDEVILVVDGPVSEDLETVIDHWEAQPMHNVRVVRCKNNIGLAKAMNVGLQHCRYDYVARMDADDVSLSDRFEKQLSYLDQHPDISLLGGWYRQFDDQMQQCLTDRKVPAQPDAIKKYSRKRTPFNHVTAVFKRADLMRVGGYPSIDGLMEDWWIALRMIKQGMRLANLPEYHVNVRGDNAFMRRRGGWDYLRSEFANLTAMNREGLMSMRDLVQNLMIRSGVRIIPVGLRSMIYKAIRRV; from the coding sequence ATGGATTCACGACAGGACCGGTCTGCCGGTGCGCCCCGATTGAACCGTTTTCACGGTGGCGTCACGCAGCCGGCATCTCGCAGAACCGACCCCGGGTCGGCGCGAAACGGATCCGCCCCACAAACCGCGGTCGCTTTGAAACAATCGGCCGGCACACCGGTGCGGCCCAGTCGGGCGACTTCGGGGCTTCGCCAGAACCGGTTTTCGGTGTTGATGTCGGTCTATCGGAACGACGACCCGATCCATTTTTGGGAAGCCATCGACAGCGTCACCGCAAAACAAACGCGGCGTCCCGACGAAGTCATCTTGGTGGTTGACGGTCCGGTCAGCGAAGACCTGGAAACGGTCATCGATCACTGGGAAGCCCAGCCGATGCACAACGTTCGCGTGGTTCGATGCAAGAACAATATCGGACTTGCCAAAGCGATGAACGTGGGCCTGCAGCATTGTCGTTATGACTATGTTGCCCGAATGGATGCCGACGATGTTTCGCTTTCGGATCGGTTTGAAAAACAGCTGTCGTATCTGGATCAACATCCGGACATCAGTCTGTTGGGCGGTTGGTACCGCCAGTTCGATGATCAGATGCAACAGTGCCTGACCGATCGCAAAGTTCCGGCGCAGCCCGACGCGATCAAAAAGTATTCGCGAAAACGCACCCCCTTTAACCATGTGACCGCGGTCTTCAAGCGTGCCGACCTGATGCGTGTGGGCGGCTATCCGTCAATCGACGGGCTGATGGAAGACTGGTGGATTGCACTGCGAATGATCAAGCAGGGCATGCGGCTTGCGAATCTGCCGGAGTATCACGTCAACGTCCGCGGCGATAACGCGTTCATGCGACGACGCGGTGGCTGGGATTACCTTCGCTCGGAATTCGCCAACCTGACCGCGATGAACCGCGAAGGCTTGATGTCGATGCGGGATCTGGTCCAAAACCTGATGATCCGATCGGGCGTGCGAATCATCCCAGTCGGCCTGCGTTCGATGATCTACAAAGCGATCAGACGCGTTTAG
- a CDS encoding helix-turn-helix transcriptional regulator has translation MRRADRLFRIVEYLKARRETVTAKELGEELEVGVRTIYRDIADLKASGVPLTGEAGVGYLLRPNYVVRPLLFDDEELDALALGAQMVQSWADPAMAQAARRALDRITAVLPDSLGDMIRESTSYAYPSSGKPSLKIDFTSLRRAIRSRHVVEFAYTDHNGSETKRHIRPLAIIFIAPHWMVAAWCELRRDFRHFRLDRMQCMNVLDRQFEHEAGKTLEDMRQRGETD, from the coding sequence TTGCGCCGGGCGGATCGTCTATTCCGGATCGTTGAGTACCTGAAAGCTCGACGCGAAACGGTCACCGCAAAGGAACTTGGTGAGGAGTTGGAGGTCGGGGTCCGCACGATCTATCGCGACATCGCTGACCTCAAGGCCTCGGGCGTACCCCTGACCGGTGAAGCCGGCGTGGGCTACCTGCTGCGCCCGAACTATGTGGTTCGGCCGCTGTTGTTTGATGACGAAGAGCTGGATGCATTGGCCCTGGGCGCGCAGATGGTTCAAAGCTGGGCGGACCCGGCGATGGCTCAGGCGGCCAGACGTGCACTGGACCGGATCACCGCCGTCTTACCCGATTCGCTGGGCGACATGATTCGCGAGTCCACTTCGTACGCCTATCCGAGTTCGGGGAAGCCATCGCTGAAAATCGATTTTACGTCGCTAAGGCGCGCGATCCGCTCAAGACACGTGGTCGAGTTCGCGTATACCGATCACAACGGATCCGAAACCAAGCGTCACATACGGCCCCTAGCCATCATCTTCATCGCGCCCCACTGGATGGTGGCCGCATGGTGCGAACTGCGACGTGATTTTCGCCACTTTCGATTGGATCGAATGCAGTGCATGAACGTCCTGGATCGTCAATTCGAACACGAAGCGGGTAAAACGCTCGAAGACATGCGACAACGGGGCGAAACGGACTGA
- the pyrF gene encoding orotidine-5'-phosphate decarboxylase produces MKFADRLAQAVRQSGSVTCVGLDPRRDQLPAGIRDGIPNDSPDQWAAAYTQFCTEIIDVAAGRVACVKPQAAFFEQLGPAGTIALGEVIAYANRRGLIVITDGKRNDIGSTATAYADAYLGAGNASAWGSDSLTVSPYLGEDSLQPFVDVCDQRDAGIFVLVKTSNPGGGLLQDRQTDSQTVYQRVAELIAQMNADRRGDNGYGPVGAVVGATYPEQLAEMRAAMPTSWILVPGFGAQGGGADDVKHAFDDAGLGAVVNSSRHIIFAHRRAEFADKFGDAKWQDAVSAAIDEMNQALSFGSL; encoded by the coding sequence ATGAAGTTCGCCGATCGTCTTGCCCAAGCCGTCCGCCAATCGGGTTCGGTCACCTGTGTCGGGCTGGACCCGCGTCGCGATCAGCTGCCCGCCGGCATCCGGGACGGCATCCCGAACGATTCGCCCGACCAATGGGCGGCGGCCTACACCCAGTTCTGCACGGAGATCATCGATGTGGCCGCCGGGCGCGTCGCCTGTGTGAAGCCACAGGCCGCCTTCTTTGAACAACTGGGGCCCGCCGGAACGATCGCTCTGGGCGAAGTCATTGCCTATGCCAACCGCCGCGGTCTGATCGTCATCACCGACGGCAAACGCAACGACATCGGCAGCACCGCGACCGCCTATGCCGATGCCTATTTGGGCGCCGGCAACGCCAGCGCATGGGGCAGCGATTCGCTGACGGTCAGCCCCTATTTGGGCGAAGACAGCCTGCAACCGTTCGTCGATGTTTGTGACCAGCGGGACGCGGGCATCTTTGTTCTGGTCAAGACGTCCAATCCCGGCGGCGGATTGCTGCAAGATCGTCAAACCGATAGCCAAACGGTCTATCAACGCGTCGCGGAACTGATCGCCCAGATGAACGCCGACCGACGAGGCGACAACGGGTATGGACCGGTCGGTGCGGTGGTCGGTGCGACCTATCCGGAACAGTTGGCCGAGATGCGAGCCGCCATGCCGACGTCGTGGATTCTGGTTCCCGGCTTTGGTGCCCAAGGCGGCGGCGCGGACGACGTGAAGCATGCGTTTGACGATGCCGGCCTGGGGGCGGTCGTCAACAGTTCACGCCACATCATCTTTGCCCACCGTCGTGCGGAATTTGCCGACAAGTTTGGTGATGCAAAGTGGCAAGACGCCGTGTCGGCGGCGATCGACGAAATGAATCAAGCGTTAAGTTTCGGCAGCCTGTAG